Proteins encoded in a region of the Buteo buteo chromosome 11, bButBut1.hap1.1, whole genome shotgun sequence genome:
- the DENND4B gene encoding DENN domain-containing protein 4B produces the protein MSDEKPPQLVDYFVVAGLTDTSRPLEEESQQHRPARPSEPITDVAVIIRSQGEEVPHGFTCIETTTSGHPVDLNAGLLNNPQMFICYKRGRDKPPLIELGVHYEGKDRSKPGYKILDTTPYSRSANLNSGGPGHQRTFLMYRRAAEPHGHNTLGITDICLIMPSKGESTPHTFCRVDKNLNTSMWGPALFLCYKIAMAKANTLVYEAGLLGRYPEQDSESFPLPESVPVFCLPMGATIESWPADTKYPLPVFSTFVLTGASGDKVYGAAIQFHEAFPRERLSEKQSLRLGLLSVVDRRPVAGRSLQTRKSICVLSHWPFFDVFRKFLMFIYRYSISGPHVLPLETHISHFMHNVPFPSPQRPRILVQMSPYDNLLLCRPVSSPLPLSGASFLTLLQNLGPDNAVALLVAVLTEQKLLIHSLRPDVLTSVGEALVAMIFPLRWQCPYIPLCPLALADVLCAPVPFIVGIHSSYFDLYEPPRDVIFVDLDTNTIFQSEERKLLSPRSLPRRPCKVLLASLHSLSQQLDEMYSGPGEEVSLELLLSDAEAARGRRAQLELEARAAFLRFMACALRGYRSFLRPIAPAPAPAGRDTGSLFALQGFLKSRERAYHRFYGQLLRTQLFTQFIEDCSFASDRDPCLEFFDTCVDKVQAELEKPEDTPLMELDDPRGGEHTVFITPPEQPAGPDGAELPARYRYDGFPTLRPELLEPPRDPLVAQLCQARSSAPSSPAPRRTKQEMKVAQRVAQKYSSVPDMWAKCLLGHCYGLWFLYLPTHVRAAPAKLRALQLAYEVLRKMETQKVVLPDEVCYRILMQLCGQYGEPVLSVRVLLEMKRAGIVPNTITYGYYNKAVLESKWPAGTQGGRLRWAKLRNVVLGAAQFRQPLRQRQAAAAAAAAAPPAPSSPPTGGRAPPAPRPSLQRQTTWAGRSLRDAPLAPRLVKSGSLSFPGGTHGEGGRGGPEEPPTTRPPPLPAALDPLPPRLWGPPGSADGSLSDVSFATDESDRVDEGPVSSGGLAGGTPRRGLAAKLQQLLSPGKRPPLRPGASTELPVGPRDAAEATCPRRGSEQRDGEPLPRRSPAETLLRPRERPESTASESSVSLGSELDLSDTSVGSAGVPKSSEPPADGATGQEPPAVEVLLSSCSRCQGCSALVYDEEVMAGWTSDDSNLNTTCPFCGRSFVPFLSIEIQDFQLPPSAAEDGSLPPPTVQGPVLSDRRRCLALDEAELELCNGCLDTVVPRRSERVAFAYLSPLVLRKELESLVENEGGEFLAQPELVDSHPIIYWNLVWYFQRLGLPSNLPRLLLGSQHVTPAPQAQPPDSPPVRVRLLWDVLAPEPDSCPPLYVLWRLHSNVPTRLRSWRAHGHPFSLAFLEAVLSHVGLSEVHKAIALFLETLAAPGGPWHLQRSIYREILFLTLAALGRDHMDIAAFDKKYKSAYNKLAGSLGKEELRRRRAQPPSSKAIDCRKSFGATLEC, from the exons ATGTCGGACGAGAAGCCCCCGCAGCTGGTGGACTACTTTGTGGTCGCCGGACTGACGGACACCTCACGGCCGCTGGAGGAGGAAAGCCAGCAGCACCGCCCAGCCCGCCCCAGCGAGCCCATCACCGACGTGGCCGTCATCATCCGCTCGCAGGGCGAGGAGGTGCCCCACGGCTTTACCTGCATCGAGACCACCACCTCAGGCCACCCTGTCGACCTCAACGCCGGGCTGCTCAACAACCCCCAGATGTTCATATGCTACAAGCGGGGACGAGACAAGCCCCCCCTCATCGAGCTGGG GGTGCACTACGAGGGCAAGGACCGTTCAAAGCCAGGCTATAAGATCCTGGACACGACACCCTACAGCCGCTCAGCCAACCTCAATTCGGGGGGGCCGGGACACCAACGCACCTTCCTGATGTACCGGCGGGCGGCTGAGCCCCACGGCCACAACACACTGGGGATCACTGACATCTGCCTCATCATGCCCAGCAAGGGCGAGAGCACCCCCCACACCTTCTGCCGGGTGGATAAGAACCTCAACACCAGCATG TGGGGCCCTGCCCTGTTCCTGTGCTACAAGATCGCTATGGCCAAGGCCAACACACTGGTCTACGAAGCGG GGCTGCTGGGACGTTATCCCGAGCAGGACAGTGAGTCCTTCCCCCTGCCCGAATCAGTGCCCGTCTtctgcctgcccatgggggCCACCATTGAGAGCTGGCCGGCCGACACCAAGTACCCGCTACCTGTCTTCTCCACCTTCGTGCTGACTGGCGCCTCGGGCGATAAG GTGTATGGGGCGGCCATCCAGTTCCATGAGGCGTTTCCCCGGGAGCGGCTGTCTGAGAAGCAGAGCCTGCGCCTGGGGCTGCTGAGCGTGGTGGACCGACGGCCTGTGGCTGGCCGCTCACTGCAGACCCGCAAGAGCATCTGTGTCCTGTCCCACTGGCCTTTCTTCGACGTCTTCCGCAAGTTCCTCATGTTTATCTACCGCTACTCCATCTCGGGGCCCCACGTGCTGCCCCTCGAGAC gcacaTCTCGCACTTCATGCACAACGTCCCCTTCCCATCCCCGCAGCGGCCACGCATCCTGGTCCAG ATGTCCCCGTATGATAACCTGCTGCTGTGCCGGCCTGTGTCATCCCCGCTGCCGCTCAG CGGCGCCAGCTTCCTGACGCTGCTGCAGAACCTGGGCCCCGACAACGCGGTGGCACTGCTGGTGGCCGTGCTGACCGAGCAGAAGCTACTCATCCATTCCCTGCGCCCTGATGTCCTGACCAGCGTGGGCGAAGCCCTGGTGGCG ATGATCTTCCCCCTGCGCTGGCAGTGCCCCTACATCCCGCTGTGCCCGCTGGCGCTGGCTGACGTGCTGTGTGCCCCCGTGCCCTTCATTGTAGGCATCCACTCCAGCTACTTCGACCTCTATGAGCCCCCCAGGGATGTCATCTTCGTCGACCTGGACACCAACACCATCTTCCA GAGCGAGGAACGCAAGCTGCTGTCCCCCCGCTCTCTGCCCCGCCGACCCTGCAAGGTGCTGCTGGCCTCGCTGCACagcctctcccagcagctggaCGAGA TGTATAGTGGGCCGGGCGAGGAGGTGTCCCTGGAGTTGCTGCTGAGCGATGCGGAAGCGGCGCGGGGACGTCGGGCACAGCTGGAACTGGAGGCGCGAGCGGCTTTCCTGCGCTTCATGGCCTGCGCCCTGCGGGGTTACCGCTCCTTCCTGCGCCCCATCGCCCCAGCGCCCGCCCCGGCTGGCCGTGACACCGGCAGCCTCTTCGCTCTGCAGG GGTTCCTCAAGTCCCGGGAGCGGGCGTACCACCGGTTTTATGGGCAGCTGCTGCGCACCCAGCTCTTCACCCAGTTCATCGAGGACTGCTCCTTCGCCAGTGACCGAGACCCCTGCCTCGAGTTTTTCGACACCTGCGTGGATAAG gtgcaggcgGAGCTGGAGAAGCCGGAGGACACACCCCTCATGGAGCTGGATGACCCGCGGGGGGGTGAGCACACCGTCTTCATCACCCCCCCCGAGCAGCCGGCAGGTCCCGACGGTGCCGAGCTGCCTGCGCGGTACCG CTATGATGGGTTCCCCACCCTGCGCCCCGAGCTCCTGGAGCCCCCCCGGGACCCACTGGTGGCCCAGCTGTGCCAGGCCAGGAGCAGTgcccccagcagcccagccccacgCAGGACCAAGCAG GAGATGAAGGTGGCCCAGCGCGTGGCCCAGAAGTACTCCTCGGTGCCTGACATGTGGGCCAAGTGCCTGCTGGGGCACTGTTATGGGCTCTGGTTCCTCTACCTGCCCACCCACGTCCGTGCTGCCCCCGCCAAGCTGCGGGCACTCCAGCTGGCCTACGAGGTCCTGCGCAAGATGGAGACTCAGAAAGTGGTGCTGCCGGACGAA GTCTGCTACCGCATCCTGATGCAGCTCTGCGGGCAGTATGGGGAGCCGGTGCTGTCGGTGCGGGTGCTGCTGGAGATGAAGCGTGCAGGCATCGTGCCCAACACCATCACCTACGGCTACTACAACAAG GCGGTGCTGGAGAGCAAATGGCCGGCGGGCACGCAGGGCGGGCGCCTGCGCTGGGCCAAGCTCCGCAACgtggtgctgggggctgcccagtTTCGGCAGCCCCTGCGCCAGCGCCaagctgctgccgctgctgctgctgccgcccccCCAG CCCCCTCATCCCCTCCCACAGGTGGCCGagcccccccggcaccccgTCCTAGCCTGCAGCGGCAGACCACCTGGGCCGGGCGCAGCCTGCGGGATGCCCCCCTGGCCCCCCGGCTCGTGAAGAGTGGCAGCCTCAGCTTCCCCGGCGGCACCCACGGTGaagggggccggggggggccggagGAACCCCCGACTACCCGGCCCCCACCTCTTCCTGCAGCCCTGGACCCACTGCCTCCCCGGCTGTGGGGTCCCCCTGGCTCGGCCGACGGGAGCCTGTCGGATGTCAGCTTCGCCACAGACGAGAGCGACCGGGTGGATGAGGGGCCGGTGAGCAgtggggggctggcggggggcacgccgcggcgggggctggctgccaagctgcagcagctgctgtcccCCGGCAAGCGGCCCCCGCTCCGGCCGGGCGCCAGCACCGAGCTCCCTGTCGGCCCCCGGGACGCTGCCGAAGCCACCTGCCCGCGCCGGGGCTCTGAGCAGCGGGATGGGGAGCCCCTGCCGCGCCGGAGCCCCGCTGAGACCCTGCTGCGCCCACGGGAGCGCCCCGAATCCACCGCCTCCGAG AGCTCTGTCTCGCTGGGCAGCGAGTTGGACCTGTCGGACACGTCGGTGGGCAGCGCTGGCGTTCCCAAGTCCTCCGAGCCACCGGCCGATGGGGCAACTGGGCAGGAGCCGCCTGCTGTGGAG GTCCTGCTGTCCAGCTGCTCGcggtgccagggctgcagcGCACTGGTGTATGACGAGGAGGTGATGGCTGGCTGGACCTCTGATGACTCCAACCTCAACACCACCTGCCCCTTCTGCGGTCGATCCTTCGTCCCCTTCCTCAGCATCGAGATCCAGGACTTCCAGCTGCCCCCCAG TGCTGCCGAGGAcggctccctccctcctcccactgTGCAGGGACCGGTGCTCAGTGACCGCCGCCGCTGCCTGGCCCTGGACGAGGCCGAGCTGGAGCTCTGCAACGGCTGCCTGGACACAGTG GTGCCGCGGCGGTCAGAACGAGTGGCTTTCGCCTACCTGAGCCCATTGGTGCTGCGGAAAGAACTGGAAAGTTTGGTGGAGAATGAAGGCGGCGAGTTCCTGGCGCAACCGGAGCTGGTGGACAGCCACCCCATCATCTACTGGAACCTGGTCTGGTATTTCCAACGCCTGGGACTGCCCAGCAACCTCCCCCGCCTGCTCCTGGGCTCCCAGCACGTCACCCCGGCCCCACAG GCGCAGCCCCCTGACTCCCCCCCCGTGCGTGTGCGGCTGCTCTGGGACGTCCTGGCCCCTGAGCCCGACAGTTGCCCCCCGCTTTACGTCCTCTGGCGGCTTCACA GTAATGTCCCCACCCGGCTGAGGTCCTGGCGGGCCCACGGCCACCCCTTCTCGCTGGCCTTCCTGGAAGCTGTGCTGAGCCACGTGGGGCTGAGTGAGGTGCACAAGGCCATCGCCCTCTTCCTCGAGACACTGGCAGCCCCCGGTGGCCCCTGGCACCTGCAGAG GAGCATCTACCGGGAAATCCTCTTCCTCACGCTGGCGGCGCTGGGCAGGGACCACATGGACATCG CCGCCTTTGACAAGAAGTACAAGTCGGCCTACAACAAGCTGGCGGGGAGCCTGGGCAAGGAGgagctgcggcggcggcgggcgcagCCCCCCAGCTCCAAAGCCATCGACTGCCGCAAGAGCTTCGGGGCCACCCTTGAGTGCTAG